The Gammaproteobacteria bacterium genome window below encodes:
- a CDS encoding UDP-2,3-diacylglucosamine diphosphatase — translation MSQTLFVSDLHLDQKRPHIIAAFCRFLHECSSADALYILGDLFEYWIGDDDPAIGLEPAISAIRKLSNTGVPVYFIHGNRDFLIGKRFAKQTQCKILKEETVLDLYGTPTLIMHGDTLCTDDIAYQKYRAKARNPFIQKPLLMLSVKRRLIIAEGLRNKSKSATQDKPEDIMDVNQLTVEQVMQKHNVNHLIHGHTHRPAKHEFNLGGNLYKRIVLGDWYEHGSVLRCTPNLMKLETINT, via the coding sequence ATGTCTCAAACTTTATTTGTTTCTGACTTACACCTCGATCAAAAAAGGCCGCATATCATTGCGGCCTTTTGTCGTTTTCTACATGAATGTTCCTCTGCAGATGCGCTATATATTTTAGGTGATCTATTTGAATACTGGATTGGAGATGATGACCCTGCAATAGGATTAGAACCTGCAATCAGCGCTATTCGAAAGCTCAGCAATACCGGTGTACCTGTATATTTTATTCACGGTAATCGAGATTTTTTAATTGGCAAACGATTCGCCAAACAAACTCAGTGCAAAATTCTAAAAGAAGAAACCGTTTTAGATTTATACGGCACCCCTACACTTATTATGCATGGCGACACACTGTGCACTGACGACATTGCTTATCAAAAATACCGTGCCAAAGCCCGCAACCCATTTATTCAAAAACCATTATTGATGTTAAGTGTAAAACGGCGTTTAATAATTGCAGAAGGTCTACGCAACAAAAGTAAATCCGCCACACAAGACAAACCTGAAGACATTATGGATGTTAATCAACTCACCGTTGAACAAGTGATGCAGAAACATAATGTTAACCACCTCATTCACGGCCACACCCATCGACCCGCAAAACATGAATTTAATTTGGGCGGAAATTTATACAAAAGAATAGTGCTTGGAGACTGGTACGAACACGGCAGTGTTCTACGCTGTACACCAAATTTGATGAAATTGGAAACAATTAATACTTAA